The Pseudoalteromonas sp. N1230-9 genome segment TTGCAATGACCATGGCGGCCAAACCGTGTACCATATCCACCTACACATGCTTGCAGGTAAAGAGATGGGGTGGCCTCCTTATCAAGATAAGAAGAAACAACAAATCTAATACGTTTTAATGTTAATAATTGTAAAAAACAATACAAATTAACTAATACTGTCTATTATAAATAGATATCAGTGAGTTAACATAAATATTAAGGTTAACCAACGGTATTTTTTGAAACAAAATAGACACAAACTGTACTTTTCCTGCGCAAGACTCAGAAATTTCTAATACGAAAGGGGTGGATGGCATGGTAGGATGCAAGAGTCAACTTTATTCAAGAGTGTATAAATATGAGTAGTTCAGCCTTTTTACTATTAGATTCGGAACCGGTTAACACAATTGGCATTAATGTCTTAGAACCTTTATTAAAGACTCAAGGCCTTGCGGTTACATCTGGTACTGATATTTCTGAAGTTCCGGAAGGTACACGCTTGTTATTCATTGAAACATCAAGCACCGACGCGTGGGGAAAACTTAAAGAGCAACTGGTGAATCTTCGTATTAAATGCGACATTGTATTGTTTAATCTTGATGAAAACCCAGAACTTGCGAATCGCGCTTTATTAACGGGTATTCGTGGTGTGTTCTACACAACTGATAATGCCGACGTGTTAATGAAAGGCATTCGTCTATTGTTAGAAGACCAACTTTGGTATCGCCGTGAAATAATGTGTAACGCATTAAATCGCATGTTGCAGTTCAACAAAGATGCATTACATAAATTGACTGATGGTGATATTGAACCTGTTAAACTAACTAAACGCGAAAAAGCGATCATTTCGCTAATGAGCAAAGGTTCTAAAAATAAAGAGATTGCTGAGGACTTAAGTATTAGTCCGCACACGGTGAAAACTCATCTATACAGTGCATTTAGAAAAACTAAATGCCGTAACCGTATTG includes the following:
- a CDS encoding helix-turn-helix transcriptional regulator, translated to MSSSAFLLLDSEPVNTIGINVLEPLLKTQGLAVTSGTDISEVPEGTRLLFIETSSTDAWGKLKEQLVNLRIKCDIVLFNLDENPELANRALLTGIRGVFYTTDNADVLMKGIRLLLEDQLWYRREIMCNALNRMLQFNKDALHKLTDGDIEPVKLTKREKAIISLMSKGSKNKEIAEDLSISPHTVKTHLYSAFRKTKCRNRIELLSWAQQNIPDEIR